Part of the Ziziphus jujuba cultivar Dongzao chromosome 8, ASM3175591v1 genome is shown below.
CAATAAAAGTTCTTTTCTGATGATTCTGTGAAATAAAGTGTTGACAGTCCAAGGAAAATGTTTCAAGAGAAagcaaagcaaaagaaaataaaatggaatgaTATTGTgattaattaaagtttttcaTCAACTCATGTCATCACATTATTTCTACATTTATTATGTATTGAGAGACACAGTCTGAGCTTCAATAATAAACTGATACTGGAATAAAATCTTCCAGAATTCAACGACGGTTTTAGCCCACCTCCACCTCCCACCTCCCACAAATATAggaaaacaaataacaataatgaatggtaatgatttttttactattaatGTAAatcatttgttgttgttgttgttgttggttttttttttttttttaataaatatatatatatatatattgaacataTAAACTAAttacatctattttttttttttttggggtaataataTAAACTAATGAATGGATAATGTAAACTAGATACCAAAACGGCCATGCCAGAAAAGACACTTGGAATTAAAAGTGCACTACCTTGTACGGTGCGCCAGAAAACGTTGCGTAAAACTTTTAACACGCAACTTGTTTTAgatttttctctttcaaaaGGTTCTTTCTTTTCGCAGCTGCGGTTAGAATTAGAAATTGTTGGTGCCATTTTCTTGCACATCAACAATGACTTCCCTTCTCTCAATCTACCTTCTTTTGGCGTTTTCGTGTTGTTTCCTCGGTTCTTCTTCCGAAATGTAAGAAACCCATCTTTAAATTCTGTCATTACAGCTTCATATCCGAGTTTTAGTCCATGGAGGGAATGACTTCCCAGTTTTCCCCAAGTGGACCATGCTTGATTCAAAGTTGGTAGTTTTGGTAGAttaattcatttcttttacCTCGCTccagcttttttatttatttgtttattatttattatttttttatttgtttattcttttatgtaattattttaaagGGTATCAAACGCTTAAATATTCAGAGCCATGTCCTTGGAAATCATGGTGTTCTTGATCTGGGCTTTCATAATGATGCTAACAAATTTCGTTTCGGCATGCTTATTTATTGAATGATGTCGTGCACACGGCCTATTCGGTGTTTGATGGAATTTCTTATTTGTTTCTTCATCCATTTCTTGAGTGATTACCCATTTCAGTTTCACTGTTTCATAATTGGATCTAACTTTGCCAAGTAGACTTTGGCGGATTTTGTGTATCAATGTACAATATTTTCCTCTTTGCATTCTGATCCTAGCAAAAAAGATTACATTCTTAGCTATATTCTTGGTTAGTTTAGTCAGTGAATAATATACTTTTTACAgcaattttctctttttcttcctttaattttggtaaaattttgcTGTTAATCTTCTTATTTGCTACCTTTTTGCTTCAGTAGCCGGAAGGAATTAAGGAGAAAGGAGGTTAACCATGACACTATCATACAAATGGGTCACCCTGTTCCTTCCAACAGAATTGACCCTTCACGTGTTGTCCAACTGTCTTGGCGACCAAGGTCAGGTACATTGATTAACTTCTTATTTGATGGTTGTTTTACCTCATACAAAATGATATGTTTAAGCATAGTAGGTAGGCACATTATTGATTTATGCTTTCTACATTTCATCTACAAAATGGTCAATCATTTGCAGCATCATGAATGTTTTGCATGGAATTAGTTGAGATTTACAAATCAGTCTTTTTGAGGAACAATTTTATGGTGCTTTAATTCTATGCTAGTttaatgtttgtttgttttcaaaATCTGACTTTATACTTCTTGCAATAGGGTCTTTTTATATAAAGGTTTTCTATCAGATGAGGAATGTGATCACCTTATCTCTTTGGTATCCCCTCTGCTTTCTGCTTTCAGTATCTCATTTCATTATATCCTTTCAAcagttttaaaatgcatttttgggCATAGGCACATGATACAAATGAAAAATCTTTGAGAGATAATGATGAATCTGGAGACGACATCACAAATGGGCGGCTTAAAAGTTTAGAAATCCctctgcatatagaagtaagtTTCCATTTTAACTAAATTCTTAAGAATGTGGCTTTTAGGGACTTACTACTACCATTGACTATTTACTGCTGAGTTGTCCATCATTATAGATGTGCAAACATGTTTGTGATTTTTGCTTTTGTTAAATCTTCTTTTTGAATGCCAAAGTTGATGTTTCTATATACGAGCTTACCAGTTTTCAATTATTATGATCTATATGATGTTATATACTAGTAAAAAAAACAGTATGTGGACCGTGTAGTGAACTGTTTAATGCAAGTAATTTACAACCCTCGTTTACCCTTCTTGTCCTTTGAGTTGGAATAATGAATTGGAGGTCTATATGATGTTATCTACCAGTCATAAAAGTTGTATGTGGAGCATGTAGCGAACTGTTCATTGCAAGTAACTTACAGccctcttttttcctttttctcctttgagTTGGAATAATGAATTGGAGGTCTAATGCGCTAATTGATAGCATTTTACTATTTTCCCTTTAAACTTTTTGTGAACCCTGTAGAATCTGTAGAAATTTTTTCCGACCCAGTAGAATCTAAAGAGAATTCTGCTCCTTTAGATACAGGTTTAGAAGGATATTTGTCATATTGACCATTAAGGCATACCTTCTCTCATTTTAAACTTTTAGGCTTGATGTAACTTAACAGTAATAACTTTTGTTGATTCAAGGATGATATAGTTTCAAGAATTGAAGAAAGAATTTCAGCTTGGACTTTCCTTCCCAAAGGTATACCACAATACTGGCCCTTCTTTTTCCCATTCCTAAACTCGCTGTCTTGTATTTTAATACACCTTTCTGCTCAATTTTTCTGTTGTGTTATTGCTTTACATGGTTTTTCCTTCAGAGAACGGCAGAGTTTTACGGGTTTCGCGCAGAGGACTCCAGGGCGATGGAAAGAACTTCgattattttggtaataaatcGACTTTGGAAGCCAGTGAACCTTTGGTTGCAACAGTTATCTTGTATCTCTCTAATGTCAACCGTGGTGGTCAGATTCTATTCCCCAAGTCAGAGGTGAGAGGGAAATTCTCTACAAGCTTAGCATAAAGCTTTACACTAGTTAGGTTTCAAACTCACCATTATGTGTTAAAAACATTTGGAACAGTCTCAGCAGCTGAAAAGCAAGATTTTGTCTGACTGCACAAAGGGAAATAATATCCTGAGACCAATCAAAGGGAATGCATTTCTGTTTTTCACTCTCCATCCCAACACAACACCCGACACTAGTAGCTCTCATGCTAGATGCCCTGTGCTTGAGGGGGAAATGTGGTATGCCACCAAATTCTTTCACGTAAAAGCCATTGGAGTAGGAAAGCTATCATCGGAATCACGGGACAGTGAATGCGACGATGAAGACGACAATTGCCCAAGTTGGGCAGCCACCGGAGAATGTGAAAAGAACCCTGTGTTCATGGTTGGCTCGCCTGATTACTATGGGACATGTAGGAAGAGTTGTAAAGCATGTTGATGTATAAACTCCAAagtaaatttagattttttaacctATTTGTTTGATTAGAAAATGAGATGATTGCCATTGTTTTGTCGTGAGCTATATAGCACTAGGGCAGTAAACATTCATATAGTAATTGATATTCAACAATCAGTTTCTTTCCTGTGATTTACTTTGATGGGATATCTTCTTTCACTGTTGGAAATTCACTGTTGGAGATTCACTCTTCTTTTATCCTTTGACTGAAGACTTAGATCTTGGGATTACATAATAGGTTTAGGACAAAAAAAGGAGATGAAAAGACGCAAGTTGGGAATCGGTTCCAAGAAACATGGAAATTTAGGGAACACAAACCTCGTAGTTATAACTTCTATAATGGGTTTGTTAGCCTGGACCTTAAtatagaacaaaaacaaaaacaaaaacaagcatAAAGGTGTAATAGATTTCCTcatcaaacaacaaaaacagaCACAAACTTAGCATTGTATATAGCCCTATTTTTCTTCCAAGCACTTTCATCATTTTGCTTCAGATCATTATTCACTCCCAAAAAGAAAGTGGTAAGAAAGATTTACTGCTAAAACCATTCTTCACAAGCCATGAAGTTATAATCAAAAGTTGGAAACTTTATGCTACAGTTACAAAGTAAAACGCCCCAAAGCCTTCAAAATCAATACTTTTGAgctcaaaatttttattgaaacttcaCAATTATGATTTCAGAATCCattgaaaaattacaatttccATCACCAATTCCCTCATAAACCACAcaacacccaaaaataaaaaaaaataaaaaaaagggtaaaaccCAGATGGTTAAACGGTCCCAATATCATAAAGAACTTGACGAGAGTGAGAGTGATGACTAATTTCACTTTCACACACCGTTATTGAGCTTTTGAGGAGAGTCTACTGATTGGGTTGGTTTCTTTAAAGCACAAGAAGACTTGAAAGCCTCTATCTGTGTCTTGCACTTCACGTAGTCACCATTGTTGTCCTCCAAGCATTTCTTCAGGGCCTCCACATCACAAGCCGTCAACGACTTGTTCGTGCTGTTGATAGTCTCCGTCTTCTTGTCCATTGATCCCATCCCAACCTCccctaaaaaaaatcaatatatcagCTTTGCGCTTCAGAACGATAAAACCCCCAACCCAACTCAGTTAGGGATCGGGAAGAATCTGAAAGTCAGTGAATTTAGCGAATTCACTTTCTTTCGCCGCCCTTGATGTTTTTGCCACTCTGTTTGGCTGCTGGGAAAATGTGAGCTTACTAGCGGTTGACGGTTTGGTTGGTATTTTACCCAAAACGGCCAAAATTAACCAATCCAAAGACAATACAAATCTCCTCTGtcattttacccaaaaaaaaaaaaaaaaaaaaaaaaaacatctcctCTTTGTCATCTATATCTATCcccaaagattaaaaaagaaaataaaactcaaTCTTttctacaaatttaaaaataaaaataaaaatcaatgtgtaatttttctttttcatttagtAATGTATTTAACatggaattttatttagaattttttttttaaaaaaaatgaattttgttaAGAAATTGAGGAATGTGCATTATTGTGATATAAGGGTAACCTATGTGATCCAAATAAGGTCTGTATCATTTTGCAAGATTAATTATAAAGGTGTGGGGACTTAAATAGATAGAGCTTAAAGAGTATGCTTTGggatttattttaaatgattaatattaattgattgcaTTTCTTctaacaattataattttttaaaatatgattgtatcattctatataaaaaaattaacgaaACATATCATATATGTGATACACACCTAAACTATTATCTCACTATTTTTCATCgaattttgaatatgaatttatttttttctttttgacattattttaaatattaaatcatcTCATCATAatctaaattgtttttttttttaacactaatTTCATCTTATATTTCAATACTTAGATTTAGTCTACCTTAGTCAATCAAGCCAGGCAcacaatctgattttcttctttataaagTTACCAaactttttatcttttgttactCTTTGTTATATGaattaaatgaaattattaCTAAAATATACTATACACAACTATAAAGAATCTATTTGTTTCTGAATACTTAATAATTTTGTGGTTTGGGTGGTGGGTAAcatcttctttttttgggttccatctctttttctttttcttttgttttttttttttttaaaaattttttaacgagtaattttatttttggttgctaataaaatattaattattttatttgattaagaaTATTCTAAATGGAAAGCTGGGTCTAGTGGGCTACTGGGCTGGCCCATTTATGACCTCTCTCCCTTTGAAGGAGCGTTCAATGAGCGCCAGGTAAGCTAAATTTGAAAACTCTCTACCGCTAACGGCTACTTTTatttcccaaaaataaaaatttgaaaaaatataaaatccaaaaatcagAAAAACCCATTGGCCCTCAAGTTCAATCTCTATCTTTCTCTGGAAGTCACAGAGATAATCTTGGTCTCCAAAACTCAAATTCAATTCAGCGCTCTTCCACCActgggttttctttatttttgaaaacagaAAGGAAAAACGTTCATCGGACGTCAGGTTTCAAAATTCTTCAAGTCTTTTT
Proteins encoded:
- the LOC107414501 gene encoding probable prolyl 4-hydroxylase 12 isoform X1, yielding MTSLLSIYLLLAFSCCFLGSSSEISRKELRRKEVNHDTIIQMGHPVPSNRIDPSRVVQLSWRPRVFLYKGFLSDEECDHLISLAHDTNEKSLRDNDESGDDITNGRLKSLEIPLHIEDDIVSRIEERISAWTFLPKENGRVLRVSRRGLQGDGKNFDYFGNKSTLEASEPLVATVILYLSNVNRGGQILFPKSESQQLKSKILSDCTKGNNILRPIKGNAFLFFTLHPNTTPDTSSSHARCPVLEGEMWYATKFFHVKAIGVGKLSSESRDSECDDEDDNCPSWAATGECEKNPVFMVGSPDYYGTCRKSCKAC
- the LOC107414501 gene encoding probable prolyl 4-hydroxylase 12 isoform X3 → MLDSNSRKELRRKEVNHDTIIQMGHPVPSNRIDPSRVVQLSWRPRVFLYKGFLSDEECDHLISLAHDTNEKSLRDNDESGDDITNGRLKSLEIPLHIEDDIVSRIEERISAWTFLPKENGRVLRVSRRGLQGDGKNFDYFGNKSTLEASEPLVATVILYLSNVNRGGQILFPKSESQQLKSKILSDCTKGNNILRPIKGNAFLFFTLHPNTTPDTSSSHARCPVLEGEMWYATKFFHVKAIGVGKLSSESRDSECDDEDDNCPSWAATGECEKNPVFMVGSPDYYGTCRKSCKAC
- the LOC107414501 gene encoding probable prolyl 4-hydroxylase 12 isoform X5, which encodes MGHPVPSNRIDPSRVVQLSWRPRVFLYKGFLSDEECDHLISLAHDTNEKSLRDNDESGDDITNGRLKSLEIPLHIEDDIVSRIEERISAWTFLPKENGRVLRVSRRGLQGDGKNFDYFGNKSTLEASEPLVATVILYLSNVNRGGQILFPKSESQQLKSKILSDCTKGNNILRPIKGNAFLFFTLHPNTTPDTSSSHARCPVLEGEMWYATKFFHVKAIGVGKLSSESRDSECDDEDDNCPSWAATGECEKNPVFMVGSPDYYGTCRKSCKAC
- the LOC107414501 gene encoding probable prolyl 4-hydroxylase 12 isoform X6; this translates as MTLSYKWVTLFLPTELTLHVLSNCLGDQGQAHDTNEKSLRDNDESGDDITNGRLKSLEIPLHIEDDIVSRIEERISAWTFLPKENGRVLRVSRRGLQGDGKNFDYFGNKSTLEASEPLVATVILYLSNVNRGGQILFPKSESQQLKSKILSDCTKGNNILRPIKGNAFLFFTLHPNTTPDTSSSHARCPVLEGEMWYATKFFHVKAIGVGKLSSESRDSECDDEDDNCPSWAATGECEKNPVFMVGSPDYYGTCRKSCKAC
- the LOC107414501 gene encoding probable prolyl 4-hydroxylase 12 isoform X4, with the protein product MLDSNRKELRRKEVNHDTIIQMGHPVPSNRIDPSRVVQLSWRPRVFLYKGFLSDEECDHLISLAHDTNEKSLRDNDESGDDITNGRLKSLEIPLHIEDDIVSRIEERISAWTFLPKENGRVLRVSRRGLQGDGKNFDYFGNKSTLEASEPLVATVILYLSNVNRGGQILFPKSESQQLKSKILSDCTKGNNILRPIKGNAFLFFTLHPNTTPDTSSSHARCPVLEGEMWYATKFFHVKAIGVGKLSSESRDSECDDEDDNCPSWAATGECEKNPVFMVGSPDYYGTCRKSCKAC
- the LOC107414501 gene encoding probable prolyl 4-hydroxylase 12 isoform X2, which translates into the protein MTSLLSIYLLLAFSCCFLGSSSEIRKELRRKEVNHDTIIQMGHPVPSNRIDPSRVVQLSWRPRVFLYKGFLSDEECDHLISLAHDTNEKSLRDNDESGDDITNGRLKSLEIPLHIEDDIVSRIEERISAWTFLPKENGRVLRVSRRGLQGDGKNFDYFGNKSTLEASEPLVATVILYLSNVNRGGQILFPKSESQQLKSKILSDCTKGNNILRPIKGNAFLFFTLHPNTTPDTSSSHARCPVLEGEMWYATKFFHVKAIGVGKLSSESRDSECDDEDDNCPSWAATGECEKNPVFMVGSPDYYGTCRKSCKAC